One Drechmeria coniospora strain ARSEF 6962 chromosome 01, whole genome shotgun sequence genomic region harbors:
- a CDS encoding sodium P-type ATPase, with product MSGGKDAIASEHVSGQSNKPMSAPAHALTIEQAVQELKANVEIGLSTEEAKTRLAEYGRNEFGEQKGVQPVKILIGQIANALTLVLILAMAASFGIQSWIEGGVISAVIVLNIVVGFFQELKAAKTMDSLRSLSSPTAQAIRNGNNETVVTAEIVPGDVVEVKTGDTIPADMRLVEAVNFETNEALLTGESLPVRKETAPTYANDTGPGDRLNVAYSSSTVTKGRARGVVFATGLSTEIGQIAAALRGKSSRRREPKRREDGTTHFGRWLQAWTLTFSDAVGRFLGVNVGTPLQRKLSKLALLLLGAAVVCAIIVLAANKFDADQEVIIYAVATGLSMIPASLIVVLTITMAAGTKRMVQRHVIVRNLKSLEALGAVSNICSDKTGTLTQGTMVVRKAWIPGRGTYSVGTTSEPFNPTLGHLGLDKAQPKDISVRGAEADGEAVHGPGLVATDAALRAYLNVASLANLASVNQVDGEWRGRGDPTEVAMQVFATRFDWNRLRLSAGESAPWRQIAEFPFDSDVKKMSVIFEKQESEKQYVFTKGAVERVLASCPRFADGDEIKDLGESTRSDVLANMEAMARLGLRVLALADREDARRVAVNEAELERGEFERDLVFRGLIGLYDPPRPESAPSVKMCHEAGISVHMLTGDHPETARAIALEVGILPSRMNEIAADVAKTMVMTASDFDKLTDQEIDEIPHLPLVVARCAPQTKVRMIEALHRRKAFVAMTGDGVNDSPSLKRADVGIAMGLAGSDVAKEASDIVLMDDNFASILNAVEEGRRMFDNIQKFILHVLAENIAQACTLLIGLAFKDRRGLSVFPLAPVEILWIIMITSGMPDMGLGFEIAAPDILQRPPQNLKQGVFTPELLVDMVVYGLWMSALCLSSFVLVLYGFGNGAADIGDNCNNAYSEECKVVFRARATTFACLTWFALFLAWEMVNLRRSFFRMQPKSKKHLTQWMTDAWRNQFLFWAIVAGFVTMFPILYIPGLNTVVFKHAGISWEWGIVFVESVLFFLGIEGWKWAKRIYFRRRARQAGRFKADLHTRVFGRYFHEADFSGDEEAATMTESEKTGRGTGVGEMDEKAR from the exons AtgagcggcggcaaggatGCGATTGCCTCGGAGCATGTCTCCGGACAGTCCAACAAGCCCATGTCGGCTCCGGCCCACGCTCTCACCATCGAACAAGCCGTCCAGGAGCTCAAGGCCAATGTTGAGATTGGTCTCAGCACCGAAGAGGCGAAAACCCGCTTGGCCGAGTATGGCCGCAACGAGTTTGGCGAGCAAAAAGGCGTCCAGCCGGTCAAGATTTTGATCGGCCAGATCGCCAACGCCTTGACTCTG GTACTCATACTCGCCATGGCAGCCTCGTTTGGCATCCAATCGTGGATTGAGGGAGGCGTCATTTCCGCCGTCATCGTTTTGAACATTGTTGTCGGCTTCTTCCaggagctcaaggccgcAAAGACCATGGACTCGTTGCGGTCCCTCAGCTCTCCCACGGCCCAGGCCATCCGGAACGGCAACAATGAAACCGTCGTCACGGCCGAGATTGTGCCcggcgatgtcgtcgaggtcaagACGGGCGATACCATTCCCGCCGACATGAGGCTCGTCGAAGCCGTAAACTTTGAGACCAACGAAGCGCTCCTGACGGGGGAGTCTCTTCCGGTACGCAAGGAGACTGCTCCGACGTACGCAAACGACACGGGGCCCGGTGATCGCCTCAACGTCGCCTACAGCTCCTCCACCGTGACCAAGGGCCGTGCCCGAGGCGTCGTGTTCGCCACGGGGCTCTCAACCGAAATTGGCCAGATCGCTGCCGCCCTTCGAGGCAAgtcttctcgtcgacgtgAGCCCAAGCGCCGCGAGGACGGCACGACCCATTTCGGCCGGTGGCTCCAAGCCTGGACCCTGACCTTTtccgatgccgtcggccgcttcctcggcgtcaACGTGGGAACGCCGCTGCAAAGGAAGCTCTCCAAGCTCGCGCTGCTGCTTCTCGGCGCGGCCGTTGTCTGCGCCATCAtcgtgctcgccgccaacAAGTTCGACGCCGATCAGGAAGTCATCATTTACGCCGTCGCCACGGGTCTTTCCATGATCCCCGCctccctcatcgtcgtcttgaCCATCACCATGGCGGCTGGCACGAAGCGCATGGTGCAGCGTCACGTCATCGTGCGCAACCTGAAGAGCCTCGAAGCCCTCGGCGCGGTTTCTA ACATTTGCTCGGACAAGACGGGCACCCTCACCCAGGGCACCATGGTTGTCAGGAAGGCCTGGATTCCCGGCCGCGGCACCTACTCGGTCGGCACCACGAGCGAACCCTTCAACCCGACCCTCgggcacctcggcctcgacaaggcGCAGCCCAAGGATATCAGCGTCCGCGGCGCAGAAGCCGATGGCGAAGCCGTGCACGGCCCGGGGCTCGTGGCCACGGATGCCGCTCTCCGGGCCTATCTCAAcgtcgcctcgctcgccaATCTCGCCTCGGTGAACCAAGTGGACGGTGAATGGCGCGGACGAGGTGACCCGACCGAGGTCGCCATGCAAGTGTTTGCCACTCGGTTCGACTGGAACCGCCTCCGCCTGTCCGCGGGCgagtcggcgccgtggcggCAGATTGCTGAGTTTCCCTTTGACTCGGACGTGAAGAAGATGTCCGTCATTTTCGAGAAGCAGGAGAGCGAAAAGCAATACGTCTTCACCAAGGGtgccgtcgagcgcgtcctcgcctcgtgtccccgcttcgccgacggcgacgagatcaAGGACCTCGGCGAGAGCACGAGGTCCGACGTCCTGGCCAACATGGAAGCCAtggcccgcctcggcctccgcGTCCTCGCGCTCGCCGACAGGGAAGACGCccgccgcgtcgccgtcaacgaggccgagctcgagcgggGAGAGTTTGAGAGGGATCTCGTCTTCCGCGGCCTCATCGGACTGTACGATCCTCCGCGGCCCGAGTCGGCTCCGTCGGTCAAGATGTGTCACGAAGCCGGCATCAGCGTGCACATGCTGACGGGTGACCATCCCGAGACGGCGCGTGCCATCgcgctcgaggtcggcatcCTGCCGTCGCGAATGAACGAgatcgccgccgacgtggcgAAGACGATGGTGATGACGGCCTCCGACTTTGACAAGCTGACGGACCAGGAGATTGATGAAATCCCCCACCTTCCTCTCGTCGTTGCCCGGTGCGCTCCGCAGACAAAGGTGCGCATGATCGAAGCCCTCCACCGCCGCAaggcctttgtcgccatGACGGGAGACGGCGTCAACGACTCGCCGAGCCTCAAACGGGCGGatgtcggcatcgccatgggcctcgccggctccgacgTGGCCAAGGAAGCGTCGGACATTGTGCTGATGGACGACAACTTCGCCTCGATcctcaacgccgtcgaggaaggccGACGGATGTTTGACAACATCCAAAAGTTCATCCTTCACGTCTTGGCCGAGAACATCGCGCAGGCCTGCACCCTGCTCATCGGGCTCGCCTTCAAGGATCGCCGCGGCCTCTCCGTCTTCCCGCTGGCGCCGGTGGAGATTCTCTGGATCATCATGATCACCTCGGGCATGCCCGACATGGGCCTCGGGTTCGAGATTGCCGCGCCGGACATCCTGCAGCGACCGCCTCAGAAT CTGAAGCAAGGCGTCTTCACGCCCGAGCTTCTCGTGGACATGGTCGTCTACGGCCTTTGGATGTCGGCGCTGTGCCTCTCGTCATTTGTCCTCGTCCTGTACGGCTTTGGCAACGGCGCGGCCGACATTGGCGACAACTGCAACAACGCGTACTCGGAGGAGTGCAAGGTCGTCTTCCGGGCGCGCGCCACGACGTTTGCCTGCCTCACGTGGttcgccctcttcctcgcgTGGGAGATGGTCAACCTGCGCCGGTCGTTTTTCCGGATGCAGCCGAAGAGCAAGAAGCACTTGACGCAGTGGATGACGGACGCATGGCGCAACCAGTTCCTGTTCTGGGCCATCGTCGCGGGCTTCGTCACCATGTTCCCGATCCTCTACATCCCGGGCCTCAACACGGTCGTCTTCAAGCACGCCGGCATCAGCTGGGAGTGGGGCATCGTTTTCGTCGAGTCGGTGCTGTTCTTTCTCGGCATCGAGGGGTGGAAGTGGGCGAAGAGAATCTACTTTCGGCGCCGGGCAAGGCAGGCCGGTCGGTTCAAGGCCGATCTCCACACGCGCGTCTTCGGCCGCTACTTCCACGAGGCCGACttcagcggcgacgaggaggcggccaccATGACCGAGAGCGAGAAGACGGGCCGCGGaacgggcgtcggcgagatggacgagaAGGCTCGATGA